In Amycolatopsis jiangsuensis, the following proteins share a genomic window:
- the rpsR gene encoding 30S ribosomal protein S18, whose product MAKPPIRKPKKKVCVFCKAEKKGRPELIDYKDTNLLRKYISDRGKIRARRVTGNCSQHQRDIAIAVKNSREMALLPYTSTAR is encoded by the coding sequence GTGGCCAAGCCACCCATTCGCAAGCCCAAGAAGAAGGTCTGCGTGTTCTGCAAGGCCGAGAAGAAGGGCCGTCCGGAACTGATCGACTACAAGGACACCAACCTGCTGCGGAAGTACATTTCCGACCGCGGCAAGATTCGTGCCCGTCGCGTCACCGGCAACTGCAGCCAGCACCAGCGCGACATCGCCATCGCGGTGAAGAACTCGCGCGAGATGGCGCTGCTGCCCTACACGTCCACCGCGCGCTGA
- the rplI gene encoding 50S ribosomal protein L9, whose translation MAKIILTTDVANLGGPGDIVEVKDGYARNYLLPRGYAIVASKGAEKNVRTIQRAQESRRIRDLDHAREIKATLEGLGPIQLTGKAAAGSKKLFGSITAGEIVDAIKAQGGPLLDKRILDVRDHIKTTGKHSVNARLHPDVKVDVRLEVKAASA comes from the coding sequence ATGGCGAAGATCATTCTCACCACCGACGTGGCGAACCTCGGCGGTCCCGGCGACATCGTCGAGGTCAAGGACGGCTACGCGCGCAACTACCTGCTGCCGCGTGGCTACGCCATCGTGGCCAGCAAGGGCGCGGAGAAGAACGTGCGCACCATCCAGCGCGCACAGGAGTCCCGCCGCATCCGCGACCTCGACCACGCCCGCGAGATCAAGGCGACGCTCGAGGGCCTCGGCCCGATCCAGCTGACCGGCAAGGCCGCGGCCGGCTCGAAGAAGCTCTTCGGCTCGATCACCGCCGGCGAGATCGTCGACGCGATCAAGGCACAGGGCGGCCCCCTGCTGGACAAGCGCATCCTGGACGTGCGCGACCACATCAAGACGACCGGCAAGCACTCGGTCAACGCCCGCCTCCACCCGGACGTGAAGGTGGACGTGCGCCTGGAGGTGAAGGCCGCCTCGGCCTGA
- a CDS encoding DUF3558 domain-containing protein, with protein sequence MSHHIARLAVGTLAVLGLLTACTGKTEGTGDTPAATNSSSAPNTSSGAPKVPSPLPTQKLIADPCTALGADEAADLGLKSPGSPSGQSPPGCDWQSTQFAGNVIGITPVTPNKNGLGDIYSNKAGYAYFEPTTIGSYPAVYGSTLGDDRSEGVCNAVVGVTDQLGVSISTSISTGKNHDDPCGAAGKVGEAMINHLKTAQ encoded by the coding sequence ATGTCTCACCACATCGCGCGACTCGCCGTCGGAACACTCGCCGTTCTTGGTCTGCTCACCGCGTGCACCGGCAAGACCGAAGGAACGGGCGATACACCTGCTGCCACGAACTCCAGCAGCGCACCGAACACCAGTTCCGGCGCCCCGAAAGTACCGTCGCCGCTGCCGACCCAGAAGCTGATCGCCGATCCGTGCACCGCTCTCGGAGCCGACGAAGCAGCGGATCTCGGCTTGAAGTCACCGGGGAGCCCGAGCGGTCAATCACCGCCCGGCTGCGACTGGCAGTCCACCCAGTTCGCCGGGAACGTGATCGGGATCACGCCAGTCACCCCGAACAAGAACGGGCTCGGCGACATCTACTCCAACAAGGCCGGCTACGCCTATTTCGAGCCGACCACGATCGGAAGCTACCCCGCGGTGTACGGATCCACGCTCGGCGACGATCGCTCAGAAGGTGTGTGCAACGCGGTGGTCGGCGTCACTGACCAGCTCGGAGTTTCGATCAGCACCTCGATTTCGACCGGAAAGAACCACGACGACCCGTGCGGTGCTGCGGGCAAGGTCGGCGAGGCCATGATCAACCATCTCAAGACAGCGCAGTGA
- a CDS encoding ESX secretion-associated protein EspG, protein MITLDRPVTFTAYTLCNLIRRRGAEPHQVIGETAAFYVPEDERKLDESVNAGLMQAGLMGPRGMDRDLLALIESISHPHLEYYGWFNGQFEDGSPANFSALVGSGNGGGFGLVRVNGQQTVAVTRQRPERLLETFLDIVPAARTPSGQTLVTSRAEYESGRVANADEPRGSIMQSGPSRNQQQASPLKEIQRIMKAERTGAGALYVAARPANGTRRRIPKPVNFVDISEGRWLMEERPGRESLIVYTPASRQAISERLRAAQSALS, encoded by the coding sequence GTGATCACTCTCGACCGGCCGGTGACGTTCACGGCCTACACCCTGTGCAACCTCATCCGGCGACGCGGTGCCGAACCGCACCAGGTCATCGGGGAGACCGCGGCGTTCTACGTGCCGGAGGACGAGCGCAAGCTCGACGAGTCGGTCAACGCGGGGCTGATGCAGGCCGGGCTGATGGGACCCCGGGGGATGGACCGCGATCTGCTCGCGCTGATCGAATCCATCTCCCACCCGCACCTCGAGTACTACGGCTGGTTCAACGGCCAGTTCGAAGACGGCAGCCCGGCCAACTTCTCGGCGCTGGTGGGCAGCGGCAACGGCGGCGGCTTCGGGCTCGTCCGCGTCAATGGCCAGCAGACCGTCGCGGTCACCCGGCAACGGCCGGAACGGCTGCTCGAAACGTTCCTCGACATCGTCCCGGCCGCACGGACCCCCTCCGGGCAGACACTCGTCACCAGCCGGGCCGAGTACGAGAGCGGACGGGTGGCGAACGCCGACGAACCGCGTGGCTCGATCATGCAGTCCGGGCCCAGCCGCAACCAGCAGCAGGCGTCCCCGCTGAAGGAGATCCAGCGGATCATGAAGGCGGAACGCACCGGTGCCGGGGCGCTGTACGTGGCGGCCCGGCCCGCCAACGGCACCCGCCGGCGGATTCCCAAGCCGGTCAACTTCGTCGACATCAGCGAAGGCCGATGGCTGATGGAGGAGCGGCCGGGCCGCGAATCCCTGATCGTCTACACCCCCGCATCCCGGCAGGCGATCTCGGAACGGCTCCGGGCAGCGCAGAGCGCACTGAGCTGA